Proteins encoded within one genomic window of Conchiformibius steedae:
- the ribBA gene encoding bifunctional 3,4-dihydroxy-2-butanone-4-phosphate synthase/GTP cyclohydrolase II codes for MHISPIPDILADIAAGKMVIITDAEDRENEGDLVMAAQFVTPEAINFMIKHARGLVCLPMENALIDKLGLPMMTQHNGAQYGTNFTVSIEAADGISTGISAADRAHTIRTAVSPAVKPEHIVQPGHIFPLRAQKGGVLVRAGHTEAAVDLAQMAGLAGAGVICEILNDDGTMARMPELMRFAETHGLKIGTIADLIEYRSRTESLLEEMGDTRIDTPWGEFRQHVYVDKLNGDTHLALVKGDPVHAEETLVRVHEPFSAMDFLMSDPSHSWQLPAALERIQEAECGVLILLHRTEDGSALLERTLPKNSFQIKKWDKKTYGIGAQILAGLQVKKMRVMGKTSSLNGLTGFGLEIAGFEEPA; via the coding sequence ATGCATATTTCCCCCATTCCCGATATTCTTGCCGATATTGCCGCTGGCAAAATGGTGATTATTACCGATGCCGAAGACCGTGAAAACGAAGGCGATTTGGTGATGGCAGCGCAGTTTGTAACACCCGAAGCCATTAATTTTATGATTAAACACGCCCGTGGTTTGGTGTGTTTGCCGATGGAAAACGCGCTAATTGACAAACTGGGCCTGCCAATGATGACCCAACACAACGGCGCACAATACGGCACCAATTTTACCGTGTCGATTGAAGCGGCAGACGGCATCAGTACGGGCATTTCCGCCGCCGACCGTGCCCACACCATCCGCACCGCCGTCTCGCCTGCGGTTAAGCCCGAACACATTGTTCAACCAGGGCATATTTTCCCCTTACGCGCCCAAAAAGGCGGCGTGCTGGTACGCGCAGGACACACCGAAGCCGCTGTGGATTTGGCACAGATGGCGGGTTTGGCGGGCGCAGGCGTGATTTGCGAAATTTTAAATGATGACGGCACGATGGCGCGTATGCCCGAACTGATGCGTTTTGCCGAAACACATGGTTTAAAAATCGGCACGATTGCCGACCTGATTGAATACCGCAGCCGCACCGAAAGCCTGTTGGAAGAAATGGGCGACACCCGCATTGACACACCGTGGGGCGAATTCCGCCAGCATGTTTATGTGGATAAACTGAATGGCGATACCCATTTGGCATTGGTCAAAGGCGACCCCGTTCACGCCGAAGAAACGCTGGTGCGCGTTCACGAACCTTTTAGCGCGATGGATTTTTTGATGTCCGACCCCAGCCATTCTTGGCAGTTGCCCGCTGCTTTGGAACGGATTCAGGAAGCCGAATGCGGGGTGTTGATTTTATTGCACCGCACCGAAGACGGCAGCGCACTGCTGGAACGCACTTTGCCGAAAAACAGCTTTCAAATCAAAAAGTGGGACAAAAAAACCTATGGCATCGGCGCACAAATTTTAGCGGGTTTGCAAGTGAAAAAAATGCGCGTGATGGGCAAAACCTCTTCATTAAACGGATTGACGGGCTTTGGCTTGGAAATTGCGGGTTTTGAAGAGCCTGCCTGA
- a CDS encoding lysozyme inhibitor LprI family protein produces MIDTRLFSIQEPVMMPKRTIAKTASFLGTALLLCACPADSDREPAVSKEVRELADCRHPAVLPDIRDNLRQTMRREAQRLAEQDKRRFVDADKVTAAADRLQVRMQSVQADSKLCTAQISVIIPQAVLDTAERYAPILESAGPAEIILNRTANNNLRFDGQAVMAQLDYRVNPDNRHFAVNYSDGNLSLLGNVLTAALLSYGVKDIIMVNGKAVNRDAALRNMDFPKVQAVIRPHEVETLQPPPPAAVPAAPRVSDDAAPVETAPPPPVAEEEPVSRISESRLQQARSDHENADRDIKNAWHNIDPQVQQNLMEDQRAWEDRKNSSCRKSAARGADESESQFLHIQCDIRETRKRIKELNEYSIR; encoded by the coding sequence ATGATTGATACACGTTTGTTCAGTATTCAGGAACCCGTGATGATGCCAAAGCGCACGATAGCGAAAACCGCTTCGTTTTTGGGTACGGCGCTGTTGTTGTGTGCCTGCCCCGCCGATTCCGACCGCGAACCGGCCGTTTCCAAAGAAGTCCGCGAACTGGCAGACTGCCGCCATCCTGCGGTGCTGCCCGATATCCGCGACAACCTGCGTCAAACCATGCGCCGCGAAGCGCAGCGTTTGGCAGAACAGGACAAACGCCGTTTTGTGGATGCCGATAAGGTAACGGCGGCTGCCGACCGTTTGCAGGTGCGTATGCAGTCGGTGCAGGCAGATTCCAAATTGTGTACCGCGCAAATCAGCGTGATTATTCCGCAAGCGGTACTGGACACCGCCGAGCGTTACGCGCCAATTTTGGAAAGTGCTGGTCCCGCTGAAATTATTTTAAACCGCACCGCCAACAACAACCTGCGTTTTGACGGACAAGCGGTGATGGCGCAGTTGGATTACCGCGTTAATCCCGACAACCGCCATTTTGCCGTTAATTACAGCGACGGTAATTTGAGTTTGTTGGGCAATGTGCTGACTGCTGCGCTGTTGTCTTATGGCGTTAAAGACATAATTATGGTAAACGGCAAAGCCGTGAACCGCGATGCCGCCTTGCGTAATATGGATTTTCCGAAAGTTCAAGCGGTGATTCGTCCGCACGAAGTGGAAACCTTACAACCCCCGCCACCTGCTGCCGTGCCTGCCGCGCCGCGTGTGTCTGACGATGCCGCGCCCGTTGAAACCGCCCCGCCGCCGCCCGTTGCCGAAGAAGAACCCGTCAGCCGCATCAGCGAAAGCCGCTTGCAGCAAGCCCGTTCCGACCACGAAAACGCCGACCGCGACATCAAAAACGCTTGGCACAATATTGACCCGCAGGTACAGCAAAACCTGATGGAAGACCAACGCGCTTGGGAAGACCGCAAAAACAGCAGCTGCCGCAAATCCGCCGCCAGAGGCGCAGACGAATCGGAAAGCCAATTTTTGCACATTCAATGCGATATCCGCGAAACACGGAAACGCATCAAAGAGTTAAACGAATACAGCATTCGTTAA
- a CDS encoding SMI1/KNR4 family protein: MKMDNLIQILLSIKNSANHFIERPELIQGYTEDEIKQIEQKYNFPVHGQFKELLMTMGKCSGGLLFGDDVYLYRDAIDTYYFSNISNMEIQEDPDCQEFIKKMGNINLVEKKYFVLAGINEHRFQYFMLLENKNNIIYEWDTDTDEVKEFGTLFDFLKYYRQITICPITGENNHVFESLTTGRLL; encoded by the coding sequence ATGAAAATGGACAATTTAATTCAAATACTATTAAGCATTAAAAATTCTGCAAATCATTTCATTGAACGTCCTGAACTGATTCAGGGCTATACCGAAGATGAAATTAAGCAGATTGAACAAAAATATAACTTTCCTGTTCATGGTCAATTTAAAGAACTATTGATGACAATGGGTAAATGTTCTGGTGGGTTATTATTCGGAGATGATGTTTATCTATATAGAGATGCAATAGATACTTATTATTTCTCTAATATTTCAAACATGGAAATACAAGAAGACCCCGATTGCCAAGAATTTATTAAAAAAATGGGAAATATTAATCTAGTGGAAAAGAAATATTTTGTCCTTGCTGGTATCAATGAACATCGGTTTCAATATTTTATGCTTCTTGAAAATAAGAATAACATTATTTATGAATGGGATACAGATACCGATGAAGTGAAAGAATTTGGTACATTATTTGATTTTTTAAAATATTACCGTCAAATTACTATATGTCCTATTACTGGGGAAAACAATCATGTTTTTGAAAGCCTCACAACAGGCAGATTGTTATAA
- a CDS encoding asparaginase translates to MKNIFVLYTGGSIGMTQSPDGLKPDTAIVHTALQPYQQQIHFHWHICNPLIDSSAVSPQHWAEWLTILENALPDYDGVLVLHGTDTLAYTANVLALSLDTQGKPVVLTGAQIPFGTDGSDAPCNLETAVSALLRDDVHEVLLAFNGKLFPAVGSSKTSTVRSDGFANPHFGEWSPERPAPAFNHLPRRLDSGQRVAALLLTPGIGIKAAAHTLRTFPLNGAVLMSYGHGNSPADIDLLDAIHQFTSQNPSRLVLNISQVPEGQAAAVYAQGSRLRASGAINGGYCNVETATALLRLASGNGWLAADLQEELQRLKLI, encoded by the coding sequence GTGAAAAACATTTTTGTGCTTTACACAGGCGGCAGCATCGGCATGACCCAAAGCCCAGACGGGCTGAAACCCGACACCGCCATCGTCCACACCGCCCTACAGCCCTATCAGCAGCAAATCCATTTTCACTGGCACATCTGCAACCCCCTGATTGACAGTTCCGCCGTATCGCCGCAGCACTGGGCAGAATGGCTGACGATACTGGAAAACGCCCTGCCCGATTATGACGGCGTACTGGTGCTGCACGGCACCGACACACTCGCCTATACCGCCAACGTCCTTGCCCTCAGCTTGGACACCCAAGGCAAACCCGTGGTACTCACAGGCGCACAAATCCCGTTTGGTACGGACGGCAGCGATGCCCCCTGCAATTTGGAAACCGCCGTTTCTGCCCTGCTGCGCGATGATGTACACGAAGTGTTGCTGGCGTTTAACGGCAAACTCTTCCCCGCTGTAGGCAGCAGCAAAACCAGCACCGTCCGTTCTGACGGCTTTGCCAACCCGCATTTTGGCGAATGGTCGCCCGAACGCCCCGCACCTGCCTTTAATCACCTGCCGCGCCGTTTGGATTCGGGTCAGCGCGTGGCCGCCCTGCTGCTTACCCCCGGCATCGGCATCAAAGCCGCCGCCCACACCCTGCGCACCTTTCCGCTCAATGGCGCGGTGCTGATGAGTTACGGACACGGCAATTCCCCCGCCGATATTGATTTATTGGACGCGATTCACCAGTTTACTTCGCAAAACCCCAGCCGTTTGGTGTTAAACATCAGCCAAGTGCCTGAAGGTCAAGCAGCAGCCGTGTACGCGCAAGGCAGCCGTTTACGCGCATCGGGCGCGATTAACGGTGGTTATTGCAATGTGGAAACCGCCACCGCCCTACTGCGTTTGGCATCGGGCAACGGCTGGCTCGCCGCCGATTTGCAGGAGGAACTGCAACGTTTGAAACTGATTTAA
- a CDS encoding SMI1/KNR4 family protein → MAQLTKHKQSMNNLIQMLLSIKNPANHFIERPELIRGYTEDEIKQIEQKYNFPVHGQFKELLMTMGKCSGGLLLSDDIYIYREGYANHHLDGYVRDSIQHDKDYEYFMQSIGNVNLTEKRFFIFAGINEHIVQYFMFASDGNDIVYEWDENEETVKEFGTLFDFLKYYRKITTSQITGEENNDFKELTTGKLL, encoded by the coding sequence GTGGCTCAATTAACCAAACATAAGCAATCAATGAATAACTTAATTCAAATGCTATTAAGCATTAAAAATCCTGCAAATCATTTTATTGAACGCCCTGAATTGATTCGGGGCTATACAGAAGATGAAATTAAGCAGATTGAACAAAAATATAACTTTCCTGTTCATGGTCAATTTAAAGAACTATTGATGACAATGGGTAAATGTTCTGGTGGTCTCTTGTTAAGTGATGATATATACATATATCGAGAGGGCTATGCAAACCATCATTTAGATGGTTATGTGAGAGATAGTATACAACACGATAAGGACTATGAATATTTTATGCAGTCCATTGGTAATGTTAATTTAACTGAAAAAAGATTCTTTATATTTGCAGGTATTAATGAACATATTGTTCAATATTTTATGTTTGCATCAGATGGTAATGACATAGTTTATGAATGGGATGAGAATGAAGAAACAGTAAAAGAATTTGGCACATTATTTGATTTTTTAAAATATTACCGAAAAATTACCACATCACAAATTACTGGGGAAGAAAACAATGATTTTAAAGAATTAACAACAGGCAAATTGTTATAG
- a CDS encoding AAA family ATPase, giving the protein MNKTFEPVFKQLDTVILGKQALLKQLIACVLAGGHVLLEDVPGVGKTTLASALAGVLGIPLRRVQFTNDMLPADLLGVNVFQPADAAFKFHPGPVFTPFVLADEINRAPPKVQSALLEAMEEGQVSVDGKTYRLPKPFLVVATQNPSEQLGTFPLPESQLDRFMMRLSMGYPVQAAETQLYHQGDRRRLLPKIQAVASPQILLQWQQQAAAQTVSEAVAAYVYRLVSATRRPGVFALGLSPRAGLAVIKAAKAWSLLEGRNFVLPEDVKAVWVSVANHRLQTLHRQNSADALAEMLDHVAV; this is encoded by the coding sequence ATGAATAAGACTTTTGAACCCGTATTCAAGCAGTTGGATACGGTGATTTTGGGTAAGCAGGCTCTGTTGAAACAACTGATTGCCTGCGTGCTGGCAGGCGGACACGTTTTGCTGGAAGACGTACCGGGTGTGGGCAAAACCACCTTGGCGAGTGCATTGGCGGGCGTGTTGGGGATTCCGCTGCGGCGGGTGCAGTTTACCAACGATATGTTGCCTGCTGATTTATTGGGCGTAAACGTGTTTCAGCCTGCCGATGCCGCGTTTAAATTTCACCCTGGTCCCGTGTTTACCCCCTTTGTGCTGGCAGACGAAATCAACCGCGCCCCTCCCAAAGTGCAATCTGCCCTGCTGGAAGCCATGGAAGAAGGGCAAGTGTCGGTAGATGGCAAAACCTACCGCCTGCCCAAGCCGTTTTTGGTGGTGGCGACACAAAACCCCAGCGAACAATTGGGCACATTCCCCCTGCCCGAATCGCAGCTTGACCGCTTTATGATGCGTTTGAGCATGGGTTATCCCGTGCAAGCTGCCGAAACACAGTTGTACCATCAGGGCGACCGCCGCCGTTTGTTACCTAAAATTCAAGCTGTTGCCTCGCCGCAGATTTTGTTGCAATGGCAGCAGCAAGCCGCCGCGCAAACCGTTTCCGAAGCCGTGGCAGCTTATGTGTACCGCTTGGTATCGGCAACGCGCCGTCCGGGGGTGTTTGCCTTGGGATTAAGCCCGCGTGCGGGTTTGGCGGTGATTAAAGCCGCCAAAGCATGGTCGCTGCTGGAAGGGCGCAATTTTGTTTTGCCCGAAGACGTAAAAGCCGTGTGGGTATCGGTCGCGAACCACCGTTTACAAACCCTGCACCGCCAAAATTCCGCCGATGCCTTGGCAGAGATGCTTGACCATGTTGCCGTCTAA
- a CDS encoding phosphoribosylaminoimidazolesuccinocarboxamide synthase has product MTTISLPKLYSGKVRDLYEIDEHTMLIVASDRLSAFDVILPAPIVGKGEILTQISNFWFDKLAHIMPNHFTGQSVYDVLPEAEARAIEKRAVVAKRLTPVKIEAVVRGYLAGSGWKEYRQHGTVCGIALPANLREADKLPEPLFTPSTKAEAGEHDENIDFAQACAIVGTELAEQVRDKSLQLYREAAAYAAQRGIIICDTKFEFGVDENGTLTLMDEVLTPDSSRFWSVNSYQAGTNPPSFDKQFVRDWLEQSGWNKQPPAPTVPQDVIDKTLAKYREAFAILTAAD; this is encoded by the coding sequence ATGACCACCATCAGCCTGCCCAAACTCTATTCTGGCAAAGTGCGCGATTTATACGAAATTGACGAACACACCATGCTGATTGTCGCCAGCGACCGTTTGTCTGCTTTTGACGTAATTCTGCCCGCGCCCATTGTTGGCAAAGGCGAAATCCTGACTCAAATTTCCAATTTCTGGTTTGACAAACTGGCACACATCATGCCCAACCACTTTACCGGACAAAGCGTGTACGACGTGTTGCCCGAAGCCGAAGCCCGCGCCATCGAAAAACGCGCCGTGGTTGCCAAACGCCTCACGCCCGTGAAAATTGAAGCGGTGGTGCGCGGTTATTTGGCGGGCAGCGGTTGGAAAGAATACCGCCAACACGGCACAGTGTGCGGCATTGCCTTACCTGCCAATCTGCGCGAAGCCGACAAACTGCCCGAACCGCTGTTTACCCCCTCTACCAAAGCCGAAGCAGGCGAACACGATGAAAACATTGATTTTGCCCAAGCCTGCGCCATTGTCGGTACAGAGCTGGCAGAGCAGGTGCGCGACAAATCGCTACAGCTTTACCGCGAAGCCGCTGCCTACGCAGCCCAACGCGGCATTATTATCTGCGATACCAAATTTGAATTTGGTGTGGACGAAAATGGCACATTAACGCTGATGGACGAAGTGCTGACCCCCGATTCCAGCCGTTTTTGGTCGGTAAACAGCTATCAGGCAGGCACGAATCCGCCGTCGTTTGACAAACAGTTTGTGCGCGACTGGCTGGAACAAAGCGGTTGGAACAAACAGCCCCCCGCCCCCACCGTTCCCCAAGACGTGATTGACAAAACCTTGGCAAAATACCGCGAAGCGTTTGCCATCCTGACAGCGGCAGACTGA
- a CDS encoding SMI1/KNR4 family protein, with the protein MKMDNLIQMLLSIKNPENHFIERPELIQGYTEDEIKQIEQKYNFPVHGQFKELLMTMGKCSGGLLFGEDIYIYKSGVEYYFGESSRVELINDQDCQAFICAVGDVVKRKIITVAGINENIVSYFMFASDDNDMVYEWDENEETLKEFGTLFDFLKYYRQITICPITGESNNDFKELTTGRLL; encoded by the coding sequence ATGAAAATGGACAACTTAATTCAAATGCTATTAAGCATTAAAAATCCTGAAAATCATTTCATTGAACGTCCTGAACTGATTCAGGGCTATACCGAAGATGAAATTAAGCAGATTGAACAAAAATATAACTTTCCTGTTCATGGTCAATTTAAAGAACTATTGATGACAATGGGTAAATGTTCTGGTGGACTATTATTTGGGGAGGATATTTATATATATAAAAGTGGTGTGGAATATTATTTTGGAGAATCATCAAGGGTAGAATTAATTAATGACCAAGATTGCCAAGCATTTATTTGTGCTGTTGGTGATGTTGTTAAAAGAAAAATAATTACGGTGGCTGGAATAAATGAAAATATAGTTTCCTACTTTATGTTTGCATCAGATGATAATGATATGGTTTATGAATGGGATGAGAATGAAGAGACACTAAAAGAATTTGGTACATTATTTGATTTTTTAAAATATTATCGCCAAATTACTATATGTCCTATTACTGGGGAAAGTAATAATGATTTTAAGGAATTAACAACAGGTAGATTGTTATAA
- the gltS gene encoding sodium/glutamate symporter, protein MNPTTVEPIVLNGYYTLIAATLVLLLGKFLVSRIKFLRDFNIPEPVAGGLLTALLVTVLHAAFGLEFQIEKSLQDAFMLIFFASIGLSADFSRLKQGGLPLLVFLALVSGFIVVQNAVGVGMASALGLDPLVGLITGSITLVGGHGTGATYGDILTKQYGIVGASEMAIVSATFGLVAGGLIGGPVARRLVNNMGRKPVQETTAKSTSADAPGRYDDQTFESARHQRLITAESAVETMALFAACLAFSAVMKGMFAEHEVLKKLPQFVWALGFGVVLRNLLTTVFKFDMFDRAIDVFGNASLSLFLAMALMSMKLWQLSGMVGAMSAILAVQTVVMILFAYFVTFRVMGKNYDAAVLAAGHCGFGMGATPTAVANMQSITNTFGASHKAFLIVPLVGAFFIDFVNFALIGVFMEMFGK, encoded by the coding sequence ATGAATCCGACCACTGTAGAACCGATTGTATTAAACGGTTATTACACCCTGATTGCCGCCACGCTGGTGTTGCTGTTGGGTAAATTTTTGGTATCGCGCATCAAGTTTTTGCGCGATTTTAATATTCCCGAACCTGTGGCGGGCGGTTTGCTGACCGCGCTGCTGGTAACGGTATTACACGCCGCTTTCGGCTTGGAATTTCAAATTGAAAAATCGCTGCAAGACGCCTTTATGCTGATTTTCTTTGCTTCTATCGGTTTGTCGGCAGATTTTTCGCGTTTGAAACAAGGCGGTTTGCCTTTGCTGGTGTTTTTGGCGCTGGTAAGCGGCTTTATCGTGGTGCAAAACGCTGTGGGCGTGGGCATGGCATCTGCCTTGGGACTGGACCCGCTGGTGGGCTTGATTACCGGCTCGATTACGCTGGTGGGCGGACACGGCACGGGCGCGACTTACGGCGATATCCTTACCAAACAATACGGCATTGTCGGCGCATCGGAAATGGCGATTGTGTCGGCAACATTCGGTTTGGTGGCGGGCGGTTTGATTGGCGGACCCGTGGCACGTCGTTTGGTGAATAATATGGGGCGCAAACCCGTACAGGAAACCACAGCTAAAAGCACATCTGCCGATGCACCGGGGCGTTATGACGACCAAACCTTTGAAAGCGCGCGCCATCAACGCTTAATTACCGCTGAATCGGCAGTGGAAACCATGGCACTGTTTGCCGCGTGTTTGGCATTTTCGGCAGTGATGAAAGGCATGTTTGCCGAACATGAAGTGTTGAAAAAATTGCCACAATTTGTGTGGGCTTTGGGTTTTGGCGTGGTGTTGCGCAACCTGCTGACCACCGTGTTTAAATTTGATATGTTTGACCGTGCCATTGACGTGTTCGGTAATGCTTCGTTAAGCCTGTTTTTGGCAATGGCGCTGATGAGCATGAAGCTGTGGCAGTTGTCGGGCATGGTGGGTGCGATGTCGGCAATTTTGGCGGTGCAAACGGTGGTAATGATTTTGTTTGCCTATTTTGTCACTTTCCGTGTGATGGGTAAAAACTACGATGCGGCGGTGCTGGCAGCGGGACATTGCGGTTTCGGTATGGGCGCAACGCCTACGGCGGTTGCCAATATGCAGTCTATTACCAATACTTTTGGCGCATCGCACAAGGCGTTTTTGATTGTGCCTTTGGTGGGCGCGTTCTTTATCGATTTTGTCAATTTTGCCTTAATCGGTGTGTTTATGGAAATGTTTGGTAAATAA
- a CDS encoding inositol monophosphatase family protein: MSQLHSPALNTAFKAARRAGDNTLRAANNLLEFKPDSKAFNDFAAEIRSHAAHTITEILCEAYPDHRIISADNGGELTGKGHEWLIAPLEGESDYLHGSAHYAVAIALRHKGILQDALVFSPERNELYTASRGKGAWLNGRRLRVSARIEATNALVAAGFDRENDSLLNGLSARTAGVRCEGAAVLDFCAVAAGRRDGLVRFKLHPCQAAAGALLVQEAGGIVTDAEGNEHWLDKGEAFAANPKILAQLLHIAAQHA, translated from the coding sequence ATGAGCCAACTTCACAGCCCCGCCCTCAATACCGCGTTTAAAGCCGCCCGCCGTGCGGGTGACAACACCTTACGCGCCGCCAACAACCTGCTGGAATTCAAACCCGACAGCAAAGCCTTTAACGACTTTGCCGCCGAAATCCGCAGCCACGCCGCCCACACCATTACCGAAATCCTGTGCGAAGCCTATCCCGACCACCGCATCATCAGTGCCGACAACGGCGGCGAACTGACGGGCAAAGGTCACGAATGGCTGATTGCCCCGCTGGAAGGCGAAAGCGACTACCTGCACGGCAGCGCCCATTATGCCGTTGCCATCGCCCTGCGTCACAAAGGTATCTTGCAAGATGCGCTGGTGTTTTCCCCCGAACGCAACGAGCTTTACACCGCTTCACGCGGCAAAGGCGCGTGGCTGAACGGACGGCGTTTGCGCGTGTCTGCCCGCATTGAAGCCACCAACGCACTGGTGGCAGCAGGTTTTGACCGCGAAAACGACAGCCTGTTAAACGGTTTGTCGGCGCGTACCGCCGGTGTGCGTTGCGAAGGCGCAGCGGTATTGGATTTCTGCGCCGTGGCTGCGGGTCGCCGCGATGGTTTGGTGCGTTTTAAGCTGCACCCCTGCCAAGCCGCTGCGGGTGCGTTGCTGGTGCAGGAAGCAGGCGGCATTGTGACAGATGCCGAAGGCAACGAACATTGGTTGGATAAAGGCGAAGCATTTGCTGCCAATCCAAAAATTCTCGCCCAGCTGCTGCACATCGCCGCCCAACACGCTTAA
- a CDS encoding tetratricopeptide repeat protein has translation MKRTLWLAAAALVFAHAAPAAPAADTQTVYRQAVQAGQKGDYRRAFLLLKPLADRGDAVAQNNIAVLYRDGLGVKADNTQALKWYSKAAAQGIAEAQFEAGLMHARGQGTKQDFAQAAKWYTLAAKQGHPEAQNNLAVRYASGTGVERNLFQAKYWFGQAAMRGHPTAAASLRELQQLEKQQSSGKK, from the coding sequence ATGAAACGCACCCTGTGGCTTGCCGCTGCCGCGCTGGTATTCGCCCACGCCGCGCCCGCCGCCCCCGCTGCCGACACCCAAACCGTGTACCGCCAAGCCGTTCAAGCAGGACAAAAAGGCGATTACCGCCGCGCCTTCCTCCTGCTCAAGCCCTTGGCAGACCGTGGCGATGCCGTAGCACAAAACAATATCGCCGTGCTTTACCGCGACGGTTTGGGCGTAAAAGCCGACAACACCCAAGCCCTAAAATGGTACAGCAAAGCCGCCGCCCAAGGCATTGCCGAAGCCCAGTTTGAAGCAGGACTGATGCACGCACGCGGACAAGGCACAAAACAAGATTTCGCCCAAGCCGCCAAATGGTACACACTCGCCGCCAAGCAAGGACACCCCGAAGCACAAAACAATCTTGCCGTGCGTTATGCCAGCGGCACGGGCGTAGAACGCAATCTTTTTCAAGCAAAATACTGGTTCGGGCAAGCCGCCATGCGCGGACACCCCACCGCCGCCGCTTCCCTGCGCGAATTGCAGCAGCTGGAAAAGCAGCAGTCTTCAGGCAAAAAATAA
- a CDS encoding DUF58 domain-containing protein: MPWQRCLTMLPSKADSHEVLLLHPEGAVSRRHLRLRPTKLCVGLAVVCAAVWVGAANYQVNVAYAVSFWLAGFIGVAALMTVRQLSGLTLSADFQEEVFAGDHAAVRLRARSTAKRPRVFWWRGAGAGETAQWQRADVHSETYETQWAIAVSRRGHFPAPLLLEIASTAPFGLFYIRLHAEWQTDAVVFPAPLAHDVPTAERPATSEDAPVRSGGNGDDIAFLSQHIDGVSLQHVAWKSYAKTGELMDKVFEAPQPEADKETFSYRDYPAGTPKDKLASWLTYRVLQAEQAGRPYTLELPDGAITPQNGQREKCLNALAFL; this comes from the coding sequence ATGCCTTGGCAGAGATGCTTGACCATGTTGCCGTCTAAAGCCGATTCACACGAAGTTTTGCTGTTGCACCCCGAAGGCGCGGTATCGCGCCGCCATTTGCGTTTGCGCCCGACCAAGCTGTGTGTGGGTTTGGCGGTGGTGTGCGCGGCAGTGTGGGTGGGCGCAGCCAATTATCAAGTAAACGTGGCGTATGCGGTCAGTTTTTGGCTGGCGGGATTTATCGGCGTGGCAGCGCTGATGACGGTGCGCCAATTGTCGGGTTTGACCTTATCGGCAGATTTTCAAGAAGAAGTGTTTGCGGGCGACCACGCCGCCGTGCGTTTACGCGCCCGTTCCACCGCCAAACGCCCACGCGTATTTTGGTGGCGCGGCGCAGGGGCAGGCGAAACCGCGCAATGGCAACGTGCCGATGTACACAGCGAAACCTATGAAACCCAGTGGGCAATCGCCGTGTCGCGGCGCGGACACTTTCCCGCCCCTTTGTTGCTGGAAATCGCCAGTACCGCCCCTTTCGGCTTGTTTTACATCCGTTTGCACGCCGAATGGCAAACCGATGCCGTCGTTTTTCCCGCACCCCTAGCGCACGATGTGCCTACTGCAGAACGCCCCGCCACCAGCGAAGATGCCCCCGTCCGCAGCGGTGGCAACGGCGACGATATTGCCTTTTTAAGCCAACATATTGACGGCGTATCTTTACAGCATGTGGCGTGGAAAAGCTATGCCAAAACAGGCGAATTAATGGATAAAGTGTTTGAAGCACCGCAGCCCGAAGCCGATAAGGAAACCTTTTCCTACCGCGATTATCCCGCAGGCACGCCCAAAGACAAGCTGGCATCGTGGCTGACCTACCGCGTATTGCAGGCAGAACAAGCAGGCAGACCCTACACGCTGGAGCTGCCCGATGGTGCTATTACCCCGCAAAACGGTCAGCGCGAAAAATGTTTGAATGCCTTGGCGTTTCTGTAG